The DNA window CATTCAATAGCCCGGCCCAACCCACCATGTCCCATCAAACTGTGGGGTGCCCTTCATCCAAAGGCCAGCCCATCCGCCGTGCGCACTCTCAACGCCGGCGGATTGTATGAAGGGCACCTTCATTCAATAGGTTCGAATGAAGGTGCCCTTCATACAAAACGGGCGGGCTAGCGGAGGTCGCGGAAGAACTCGCGGACGTCGGACACCAGCAGCTCGGGCTCCTCGAGGGCCGCGAAGTGGCCGCCGCGGTCGTTGACGTCGGTCCAGCGGGTGATGGTGTTCTCCGTCTCCGCGTACTTCCGGATCGCCACGTCGTGCGCGAACACCAAGGCAGCGGTGGGAACGCCGGAGTTCTCCTTGCCCTGGCCCCACGCCATCCCCTGCGCGTAACCGACGTACGCCGCCGAGTTGCCCGTGCCCGTCAGCCAGTACAGCATCACGTTCGTCAGCAGCCGGTCCCGGTCGATGATCTCCTCGGGCAGCGTCGAGGACGGGTGCGTCCACTCGCGGAACTTGTCCATGATCCAAGCCAGCAAGGCGATCGGCGAGTCGACGAGCGCGTAGCCGATCGTCTGCGGCCGCGTCGACTGGATCGCGATGTAGCCGAACTCGCGCTGCATGAACTCCTCGATCCGCCGGACGCGATCGAGGTCGAGCTCGGACAGAGACGCGCGGTCCGCGTCGGACAGGGGCAACGGAGGCATCGGGCCGGGGCCGCCGTTGGTGTGCACACCGACCACGTTCGAACGAGCCGCCCGCGCCACCT is part of the Tenggerimyces flavus genome and encodes:
- a CDS encoding epoxide hydrolase family protein; its protein translation is MTNNEEIRPFTIDVPQAQLDELKAKLDAARLPAALPGDDWDTGVPVGWLSGLVEYWRSGYDWRKVERELNEIPQFTTEIDGQQIYFMHVRSAHDDALPLVLTHGWPGSVVEFLDVIGPLTDPVAHGGKAEDAFHVVIPALPGFGFSGPTSEGGWTAERIGRTWAELMRRLGYERYGVQGGDIGGAVSPEVARAARSNVVGVHTNGGPGPMPPLPLSDADRASLSELDLDRVRRIEEFMQREFGYIAIQSTRPQTIGYALVDSPIALLAWIMDKFREWTHPSSTLPEEIIDRDRLLTNVMLYWLTGTGNSAAYVGYAQGMAWGQGKENSGVPTAALVFAHDVAIRKYAETENTITRWTDVNDRGGHFAALEEPELLVSDVREFFRDLR